The Etheostoma spectabile isolate EspeVRDwgs_2016 chromosome 1, UIUC_Espe_1.0, whole genome shotgun sequence genome has a segment encoding these proteins:
- the LOC116689379 gene encoding regulator of G-protein signaling 9-binding protein: MGKDECKTMLDALNKVTACYRHLVIALGSTSDSQNLREELKRTRKKAQELAVANRTKLTSLLKDKSISKEDRAEYERLWVLFSSSMELLEVDMKRSLEIGQDFPLKVPTRHLIQTGMTGSTTAVAARAMSVQNMKYEADSNIDTADLRDLQAEISQVTQMMEEMEMKVQVAPWAVEAKQEAGAELKSNMSVGNSSVGVISICEEEPKEEEGGGSRDTGFASTCAVVIFLVIVTVAVVLGYLVINMS, encoded by the coding sequence ATGGGGAAAGATGAGTGCAAAACAATGCTGGATGCTTTGAACAAAGTGACCGCTTGCTACAGGCATTTGGTCATCGCCCTGGGAAGCACCTCGGACTCGCAGAACCTGCGGGAGGAGCTGAAGAGGACCCGCAAAAAGGCCCAGGAGCTGGCCGTGGCCAACAGGACTAAACTGACCTCTCTGCTCAAAGACAAGAGCATCAGCAAAGAGGACCGGGCCGAGTACGAGCGCCTATGGGTGCTGTTCTCGAGCAGCATGGAGCTCCTGGAGGTGGACATGAAAAGGTCTCTGGAGATAGGGCAGGATTTCCCCCTCAAGGTGCCGACGAGACACCTGATCCAGACGGGGATGACCGGCAGCACCACCGCGGTGGCGGCCCGGGCCATGAGCGTGCAGAACATGAAGTACGAGGCGGACAGCAACATCGACACGGCGGACCTCCGGGACCTGCAGGCCGAGATCTCCCAGGTGACCCAGATGATGGAGGAGATGGAGATGAAGGTGCAGGTGGCGCCGTGGGCCGTCGAGGCGAAGCAGGAAGCAGGCGCGGAGCTCAAGTCCAACATGAGTGTGGGGAATTCCTCCGTGGGTGTGATCTCCATCTGCGAAGAGGagcccaaagaagaagaaggaggaggcaGCAGGGATACTGGCTTCGCGTCGACCTGCGCTGTGGTTATATTCTTAGTCATCGTTACGGTGGCTGTGGTTCTAGGATATTTGGTGATCAACATGTCCTGA